The following are encoded in a window of Leptodactylus fuscus isolate aLepFus1 chromosome 9, aLepFus1.hap2, whole genome shotgun sequence genomic DNA:
- the LOC142218063 gene encoding parapinopsin-like yields MAPEDILQPLTNFSDGGNQSGKVLMPRIGYTILAIIMAIFCTASLILNITVIIVTFKYRHLRHPINYSLVNLAVADLGVTVLGSLLTVETNAVGYFNLGRIGCVIEGFAVAFFGIAALCTIAVIAVDRVFVVAKPMGTLTFTPRQALAGIAVSWIWSLIWNTPPLFGWGSYQLEGVETSCAPNWYGTDPVNMSYIISFFSFCFAIPFLIIVVSYGYLLWTLRQVSKLGIAEGGTTSKAEVQVSRMVLVMVMAFLICWLPYAAFAMMVVANPGMYIDPVIATIPMYLTKTSTVYNPIIYIFMNKQFQECVIPFLCCGRNPWAIGKTEEETASTNASKSSSKKSQVSPA; encoded by the exons ATGGCTCCAGAAGACATCCTACAGCCACTGACAAACTTCAGCGATGGGGGCAACCAATCTGGAAAGGTCCTCATGCCAAGGATCGGTTACACCATCTTAGCTATAATCATGGCCATATTTTGCACGGCTTCTCTCATCCTCAATATTACAGTCATTATAGTGACATTTAAATATCGACATCTAAGACATCCCATCAACTATTCCTTGGTCAATCTAGCGGTGGCTGATCTAGGTGTGACCGTCCTGGGTAGTCTACTCACTGTGGAAACTAATGCTGTTGGCTACTTCAACCTTGGAAGAATTGGCTGTGTCATAGAAGGGTTTGCTGTGGCATTTTTCG GAATTGCGGCCCTCTGCACCATCGCAGTCATTGCTGTGGATCGAGTGTTTGTAGTAGCTAAGCCAATGGGGACTCTGACATTTACCCCAAGGCAGGCATTGGCAGGCATAGCTGTCTCCTGGATCTGGTCCCTTATATGGAATACTCCTCCTTTGTTTGGCTGGGGCAGCTATCAACTGGAAGGAGTTGAGACGTCCTGTGCCCCCAATTGGTACGGCACAGACCCTGTCAATATGTCCTATATCATTagctttttctccttttgttttgcaaTTCCGTTCCTGATCATTGTGGTCTCTTATGGATACCTCTTGTGGACTCTGCGGCAG GTGTCCAAACTAGGAATAGCAGAAGGAGGAACAACCAGCAAAGCTGAGGTCCAAGTCTCCCGCATGGTCCTGGTGATGGTTATGGCATTTCTCATCTGCTGGCTCCCATATGCAGCCTTTGCTATGATGGTGGTGGCAAATCCTGGCATGTATATTGACCCAGTAATAGCCACTATACCAATGTACCTGACCAAAACcagcactgtatataatccaATCATATACATATTTATGAATAAGCAG TTCCAGGAATGTGTGATACCTTTCCTATGCTGTGGTAGGAATCCATGGGCAATTGGGAAAACTGAAGAGGAGACGGCGTCCACCAACGCGAGCAAGTCCAGTTCTAAGAAAAGCCAAGTGTCTCCTGCTTGA